The following proteins are co-located in the Acropora palmata chromosome 11, jaAcrPala1.3, whole genome shotgun sequence genome:
- the LOC141897982 gene encoding ERI1 exoribonuclease 2-like isoform X2: MASKGNKALQKLSGNSLSTKELARSFGLVKKRPSSSCREKGQENKAKAVEFPAVLLNTSSGVLEAEFHMFVQPSEHGKLSEFCTELTGITQSQVDDAVPIGTCLMLFGRWLQETKDAKSIKFPCDLVQKKGQEQTMKIADKLCTFVTWSDWDLGNCLKNECYRKQLRMPQPMRSWIDLRATYKNFYSRKPQGLAGALQDLGIQFTGREHSGLDDARNTARLAWRMISDGCLMQITKSLDGVEEKLWGDFLKTLHSGQCDKSARVVAYRSDNNPIFESLNFSTPRTRISSKPGADEIAEGKRKSTALETFCSNAKIRKIKQKLPDRRASVLVNNRQERIVRENKTPQVNENAIVTRVSGTAMACSALSNAYNEQDKMANEKMASQDFGCVVSTNNTITSLLSPITSLTKGSKDIYVSHLKGETFKSCTSGFKIRSGLVKQSGLPQSKPAFVKS, translated from the exons ATGGCTTCAAAAGGCAATAAGGCCCTGCAAAAGTTGTCTGGCAACTCATTATCTACAAAAGAATTAGCAAG AAGCTTTGGCCTCGTCAAGAAAAGGCCATCATCCTCGTGCCGGGAAAAAGGTCAAGAAAATAAAGCTAAAGCTG TTGAGTTTCCAGCGGTACTTCTAAACACTTCCTCTGGAGTTCTAGAAGCTGAATTTCACATGTTTGTCCAGCCTAGTGAACACGGGAAACTTAGTGAGTTTTGCACTGAGCTCACAGGAATTACACAG TCTCAAGTAGATGATGCTGTTCCAATTGGCACCTGTCTAATGCTGTTTGGACGCTGGCTACAAGAGACTAAAGATGCTAAAAGCATTAAATTTCCTTGTGATCTTGTGCAAAAGAAGGGACAAGAACAAACAATGAAGATTGCAGACAAATTGTGCACATTTGTGACATGGTCAG ACTGGGACTTGGGGAATTGCCTGAAGAATGAATGTTATAGAAAGCAGTTGAGAATGCcacagccaatgagaagctgGATTGACTTGCGAGCAACTTATAAG AATTTCTACAGCCGTAAGCCACAAGGATTAGCCGGTGCTCTGCAAGATCTGGGAATCCAGTTCACGGGAAGAGAACATTCAG gtCTTGACGACGCTCGCAACACTGCTCGGCTTGCGTGGAGGATGATTTCAGACGGTTGCCTCATGCAGATAACAAAGAGCCTTGATGGG gtgGAGGAAAAGCTTTGGGGTGATTTTCTCAAAACTCTTCATTCAGGACAATGTGACAAGTCAGCACGGGTTGTGGCATACAGAAGTGATAACAATCCTATTTTTGAAAGCTTGAATTTTTCAACACCTCGTACAAGAATATCCAGCAAGCCTGGAGCGGACGAGATTGCTGAAGGAAAACGGAAGTCAACTGCATTGGAAACTTTTTGCTCAAACGCTAAAATTAGAAAGATTAAGCAGAAATTGCCGGATCGCAGAGCAAGTGTACTCGTAAATAATAGACAAGAGAGGATTGTAAGGGAAAACAAGACACCACAGGTCAATGAGAACGCGATTGTAACGCGTGTTTCTGGTACGGCCATGGCTTGTTCCGCACTATCAAACGCCTACAATGAGCAAGACAAGATGGCGAATGAAAAGATGGCATCACAGGACTTTGGATGCGTGGTTTCGACGAATAACACAATCACGTCTCTGTTAAGTCCAATTACAAGTTTAACCAAGGGATCCAAAGATATTTATGTGAGTCActtgaaaggtgaaacattcaAGTCTTGTACTTCTGGATTTAAAATAAGAAGCGGGCTTGTCAAACAATCCGGGTTGCCGCAATCAAAACCTGCATTTGTCAAGTCATAA
- the LOC141897984 gene encoding uncharacterized protein LOC141897984: MANEASRDEATATTTRNSQMKWSGEHDVMLGREIMLFELWKYEAGSRERGQCLDRIAESLNHLERPSFSVSQKSVRDRLKILERDFKKKERSEKNVSGISRERTEVDQIMEDYLEQKEDQERESEKASEESRDKMAKEKATAEDMRNKAMERLSETKKRAGSDLPKKKRGIR; encoded by the exons ATGGCAAACGAGGCTTCACGAGACGAGGCTACGGCAACAACTACAAG AAATTCTCAGATGAAATGGAGTGGAGAGCACGATGTAATGCTAGGAAGAGAAATTATGTTGTTCGAATTATGGAAGTACGAGGCAGGGAGCCGTGAAAGGGGCCAGTGCCTAGATAGAATTGCTGAGAGTCTAAATCATTTAGAAAGGCCATCCTTTAGTGTGTCTCAAAAGTCTGTGAGAGACAGGCTTAAGATATTAGAGcgagattttaaaaagaaggaaagatcTGAGAAAAATGTTTCTGGGATTTCTCGAGAAAGGACAGAAGTGGATCAAATAATGGAAGATTACTTGGAACAGAAGGAAGATCAGGAGAGGGAGTCAGAGAAGGCCTCAGAGGAATCTCGGGATAAGATGGCAAAGGAAAAGGCTACAGCAGAAGACATGAGAAACAAGGCAATGGAACGTCTatcagaaacaaagaaaagagctGGGTCTGATctgccaaaaaagaaaagaggcATCAGATAG
- the LOC141897982 gene encoding ERI1 exoribonuclease 2-like isoform X1 has product MASKGNKALQKLSGNSLSTKELARSFGLVKKRPSSSCREKGQENKAKAGQCFAYLIVLDFESTCWKDKKLNYGPEIIEFPAVLLNTSSGVLEAEFHMFVQPSEHGKLSEFCTELTGITQSQVDDAVPIGTCLMLFGRWLQETKDAKSIKFPCDLVQKKGQEQTMKIADKLCTFVTWSDWDLGNCLKNECYRKQLRMPQPMRSWIDLRATYKNFYSRKPQGLAGALQDLGIQFTGREHSGLDDARNTARLAWRMISDGCLMQITKSLDGVEEKLWGDFLKTLHSGQCDKSARVVAYRSDNNPIFESLNFSTPRTRISSKPGADEIAEGKRKSTALETFCSNAKIRKIKQKLPDRRASVLVNNRQERIVRENKTPQVNENAIVTRVSGTAMACSALSNAYNEQDKMANEKMASQDFGCVVSTNNTITSLLSPITSLTKGSKDIYVSHLKGETFKSCTSGFKIRSGLVKQSGLPQSKPAFVKS; this is encoded by the exons ATGGCTTCAAAAGGCAATAAGGCCCTGCAAAAGTTGTCTGGCAACTCATTATCTACAAAAGAATTAGCAAG AAGCTTTGGCCTCGTCAAGAAAAGGCCATCATCCTCGTGCCGGGAAAAAGGTCAAGAAAATAAAGCTAAAGCTG GTCAGTGTTTTGCATATCTGATAGTGCTTGACTTTGAATCAACTTGTTGGAAGGACAAAAAACTAAACTATGGCCCTGAAATAA TTGAGTTTCCAGCGGTACTTCTAAACACTTCCTCTGGAGTTCTAGAAGCTGAATTTCACATGTTTGTCCAGCCTAGTGAACACGGGAAACTTAGTGAGTTTTGCACTGAGCTCACAGGAATTACACAG TCTCAAGTAGATGATGCTGTTCCAATTGGCACCTGTCTAATGCTGTTTGGACGCTGGCTACAAGAGACTAAAGATGCTAAAAGCATTAAATTTCCTTGTGATCTTGTGCAAAAGAAGGGACAAGAACAAACAATGAAGATTGCAGACAAATTGTGCACATTTGTGACATGGTCAG ACTGGGACTTGGGGAATTGCCTGAAGAATGAATGTTATAGAAAGCAGTTGAGAATGCcacagccaatgagaagctgGATTGACTTGCGAGCAACTTATAAG AATTTCTACAGCCGTAAGCCACAAGGATTAGCCGGTGCTCTGCAAGATCTGGGAATCCAGTTCACGGGAAGAGAACATTCAG gtCTTGACGACGCTCGCAACACTGCTCGGCTTGCGTGGAGGATGATTTCAGACGGTTGCCTCATGCAGATAACAAAGAGCCTTGATGGG gtgGAGGAAAAGCTTTGGGGTGATTTTCTCAAAACTCTTCATTCAGGACAATGTGACAAGTCAGCACGGGTTGTGGCATACAGAAGTGATAACAATCCTATTTTTGAAAGCTTGAATTTTTCAACACCTCGTACAAGAATATCCAGCAAGCCTGGAGCGGACGAGATTGCTGAAGGAAAACGGAAGTCAACTGCATTGGAAACTTTTTGCTCAAACGCTAAAATTAGAAAGATTAAGCAGAAATTGCCGGATCGCAGAGCAAGTGTACTCGTAAATAATAGACAAGAGAGGATTGTAAGGGAAAACAAGACACCACAGGTCAATGAGAACGCGATTGTAACGCGTGTTTCTGGTACGGCCATGGCTTGTTCCGCACTATCAAACGCCTACAATGAGCAAGACAAGATGGCGAATGAAAAGATGGCATCACAGGACTTTGGATGCGTGGTTTCGACGAATAACACAATCACGTCTCTGTTAAGTCCAATTACAAGTTTAACCAAGGGATCCAAAGATATTTATGTGAGTCActtgaaaggtgaaacattcaAGTCTTGTACTTCTGGATTTAAAATAAGAAGCGGGCTTGTCAAACAATCCGGGTTGCCGCAATCAAAACCTGCATTTGTCAAGTCATAA